A region from the Anomalospiza imberbis isolate Cuckoo-Finch-1a 21T00152 chromosome 23, ASM3175350v1, whole genome shotgun sequence genome encodes:
- the LOC137461748 gene encoding arylacetamide deacetylase-like 4, with protein MAESYQTVPDYSQRTMESYYILVLIAGILVAFLLLVLIATDHNFFKGEIPSDVDQPAKLRLYHHIYTLIEILAKNLNHLGLVEEHTLIRLITDGLPACRDSQLFIRDLHFEGVPVRIYLPREPSASKRRGVIFIHGGCGIFGSFRTYERICRYIARKSDSVVVSVGYHLAPEHKYPTQTLECLTATVHFLKTAETYGVDAARIIVCGDSVGGTFTASVCQELGRRTDIPKIRAQVLIYPFLQALNFNLPSHQKNAAVAFLSRERTVHFILKYLNKDCSLKEPILAGSHVPESINLKYRKWINPDLIPDVFKLGYKPPLPTLFSPQLHEEVQELFEPWVSPLLAEDAVVCGLPDTCIVTCEHDVLRDEGLLYKKRLEDNNVRVTWHNVEKGFHSALGFFGYGIFSFPSSSTIMNHAVDFIKGY; from the exons ATGGCAGAATCATATCAAACAGTGCCTGATTATTCCCAAAGAACAATGGAATCCTATTATATTCTGGTTTTAATAGCAGGAATTTTAGTTGCTTTTCTATTGCTGGTTTTAATTGCAACTGATCATAATTTCTTCAAGGGAGAGATTCCTTCTGATGTTGACCAGCCAGCAAAACTCCGCCTTTATCACCATATATACACTCTGATAGAAATTCTG GCAAAGAATTTAAACCACTTGGGTCTCGTGGAGGAGCACACACTTATCAGGCTGATCACGGATGGACTCCCAGCATGCCGGGATTCCCAGCTCTTCATTAGGGATCTGCATTTTGAAGGGGTGCCCGTGAGGATCTACCTCCCAAGGGAACCATCTGCAAGCAAACGGAGAGGAGTCATCTTCATCCATGGAGGATGCGGCATTTTCGGAAGCTTCA GAACTTATGAAAGAATATGCCGGTACATAGCCAGAAAATCTGATTCAGTGGTTGTGTCTGTTGG GTATCATTTAGCACCTGAGCACAAGTATCCAACCCAAACTCTGGAATGTCTCACTGCTACCGTGCACTTCCTGAAGACTGCAGAGACCTACGGGGTGGACGCCGCTCGGATTATTGTTTGTGGGGACAGTGTAGGGGGCACATTCACTGCCAGTGTTTGCCAAGAACTAGGGCGTAGGACAGATATCCCAAAGATTCGTGCCCAGGTGCTGATCTATCCATTTCTCCAAGCACTGAACTTCAATCTGCCATCTCACCAGAAAAATGCTGCCGTTGCCTTTCTGTCCCGGGAACGCACAGTCCATTTTATTCTCAAATACCTGAATAAGGATTGCTCCCTGAAGGAACCAATTCTGGCTGGTTCTCATGTTCCTGAGAGTATAAATTTGAAATACAGGAAATGGATAAATCCAGATCTTATTCCAGACGTCTTTAAACTGGGCTATAAACCACCACTCCCCACTTTGTTTTCACCTCAACTCCATGAAGAAGTGCAAGAACTGTTTGAGCCCTGGGTCTCCCCACTGCTGGCAGAGGATGCTGTTGTTTGTGGTCTCCCTGACACCTGTATTGTCACCTGTGAGCATGATGTGCTCAGGGATGAAGGGCTGTTGTACAAGAAACGCTTAGAGGACAACAACGTACGCGTGACCTGGCACAACGTGGAAAAAGGCTTTCACAGTGcactgggattttttggatATGGTATCTTCTCTTTCCCATCATCAAGTACTATAATGAACCATGCTGTAGACTTTATAAAAGgctattaa